Genomic DNA from Sphingobium sp. WTD-1:
TGGTCATCGCCATGTTGGGCGCACCCCAGCGCAGCGTTTTGGCGCCCGATGTCTTGAGCAGTTCCGCTCCCAGATTGGCCGTGGCCTTCTGTCCAATGAAGCGGTCCAGCCCGTCATTCCTGCACGGCCCCTCCACCATAGCAGCAGGCGGTGCGGAGCCGGGGCCTTCGCTACCGGTCCCGGCACAGGCGGCCAGGGGCAGGAATATCATCGCCATCATCGGCATGGGCATCGGCATCCGCATCGTCCGTCTCCTTATTCGGCCATTCACTCGGTACGAGTCATCTTGAGGCGGCCATTCTTGACCGCGAAGGCCATCCGGCCTTCGACCAGGTCCACGGCGTCCCGGCCGAACTGATCGTAGCGCCAGCCTTCCAATATCGCGAGGTCGTCGCGCACGCCGGCAGCCAGCGCCTCGATATCGTCGGTGCGGGCGAGCAGACGCGGCGCGACATTGATGTCGCGCGAGCGGATCTTGAGTAGCAGTTTCAGCAGGTCGGCGACCAGCGCGCCATCCTTGCCCAGCCCCGGCCGCTTGGGATCGCGTTCGGGCATCTCGTCCTTGCCCAGCGGCTTGTGGCTGGCGATCGCTGCCATCAGCCGGTTGCCGATGTCGTTCGTCTTCCAGGTGGCGGACAGGCCGCGCACCTTGCCCAGATCCTCCTGCACCCGCGGCGGATGGCTGGCGATATCGGCCAGCGTCTCATCCTTGACGATGCGGCCGCGCGGCAGATTCTTGTCCTGCGCTTCCTTTTCGCGCCATGCGGCCAGTGCCTTCAGGCGACCCAGCACATCGGCCTTGCGGCTGGCGATGCGCACACGCTTCCACGCGTCCGACGGATCATTTTCATAATGGCTGGGATCGCTGATCCGTTCCATTTCCTGGTCGAGCCAGTCGCCGCGTCCGGTCTTGCGCAACTCCTCCAGCATCTTGGGGAAGATTTCGATCAGATAGGTGACGTCGCCGATCGCATAGTCGATCTGGCGCTTGTCGAGCGGCCGGCGTGCCCAGTCGGTGAAACGCGCGCCCTTGTCGAGCTGCACGCCGAGCCAGGCGTCGACGAGATTGCCATAGCCGATCTGTTCGCCAAGACCCAGCGCCATGGCGGCGATCTGAGTGTCGAACATCGGATGCGGCGTCTTGCCGGTCAGATTATGGACGATCTCGATATCCTGGCCGCCGGCATGGAAGACCTTCAGGACATCCTCATTATCGACCATCAGGTCGAGCAGTGGCTTAAGGTCGATGCCCGGCGCCTTAGGGTCGATCGCGGCGGCTTCATGCGCATCGGCGACCTGGACCAGGCACAGTTCGGGCCAGTAGCTATTCTCGCGCATGAACTCGGTATCGATCGCGACATAGGGCGATTTGGCCATGCGGGCGCAGAAATCGGAGAGCGTCTTGCTGTCGGTAATCAGCGGATGAATTTGCATATGGTCTTCGATCTTATTATGGGCTGGCCCGCGTCCTGCGGGCTGGTCGATAGTCGACAAGGCAAGCCCATAGCCGGGCCGCAACAATTTGTCATTTCCGTAAAACGAATCTGAAAGATCGAAACGCCATGCACGCCTATCGCACCCACACCTGCGGCGCCCTTCGTGAAGCCGATGTCGGCGCGACCGTTCGCCTGTCCGGCTGGGTACATCGCAAGCGCGATCATGGCGGCGTTCTCTTCATCGACCTGCGCGACCATTATGGCCTGACCCAGATCGTCGCCAAGGCGGACAGCGAGCCGCTGCGCATCCTGGACGGCCTGCGCGCGGAATCGGTTGTGACGATCGACGGCACCGTCGTCGCGCGCGGCCCGGAAGCGACCAACCCGAAGATGGCGACCGGCACGATCGAGGTCGTGGCCGATAGCGTGACCGTTCAGTCGACCGCCGCCGAACTGCCGCTGCCAGTGGCGGGCGAGCAGGAATATCCCGAGGATATTCGCCTGCGCTATCGCTTCCTGGACCTGCGCCGCGAGACGTTGCACGCCAATATCGTGACGCGCACCAAGATCATCCGCGACATGCGCCGCCGCATGGAAGATGTTGGCTTCACCGAATATTCGACGCCGATCCTGACCGCGTCATCGCCCGAAGGCGCGCGCGACTTCCTGGTGCCCAGCCGCATCCATGCCGGCAAATTCTACGCCCTGCCGCAGGCGCCGCAGCAATATAAGCAGTTGCTGATGGTCGCCGGCTTCGACCGCTATTTCCAGATCGCGCCCTGCTTCCGCGATGAAGATCCGCGCGCCGACCGCCTGCCGGGCGAGTTCTACCAGCTTGACCTGGAAATGAGCTTCGTCACCCAGGAAGATGTCTGGAACACGATGGAGCCGGTCATTGCGTCGGTGTTCGAGGAATTTGCGCAGGGCAAGCCGGTCACCCCGGCCGGCAGCTTCCCGCGCATTCCGCACGCCGAAGCCATGCTGAAATATGGCAGCGACAAGCCGGACCTGCGCAACCCGATCATCATCCAGGACGTGACCGAACATTTCCACGGCTCGGGCTTCGGCATCTTCGCCAGCCTGGTCGAGAGCGGCAATGTCATCCGCGCCATTCCGGCGCCGGGTGCAGGCGCGGGCAGCCGCAAATTCTTCGACGACATGAACAATTGGGCGCGCGGCGAAGGCTATTCGGGCCTTGGCTATATCAACATCAAGGATGGCGTGCCCGGTGGCCCGATCGCCAAGAATCATGGCGAGGAAGCGACCGCCAAGCTGATCGAGGCGTTGGGGCTTGGTCCGAATGACGGCGTGTTCTTCGCCGCTGGCAAGGAATCGCAGGCGGCGAAGCTGGCGGGTCTGGCGCGCATTCGCGTCGGCGAGACGCTCGACCTGATCGACAAGGATCGGTTCGACCTGTGCTGGATCGTAGACTTCCCCTTCTATGAATATGACGAAGACGAGAAGAAGATCGACTTCGCTCACAATCCCTTCTCGATGCCGCAGGGCGGGCTGGACGCGCTCAACAACCAGGACCCGCTGAGCCTCAAGGCCTATCAGTATGACATGGTCTGCAACGGCTTTGAGATCGCGTCGGGTTCGATCCGTAACCAGTCGCCCGAAGCGATGGTGAAGGCGTTCGAGCTGGTGGGCCTCAGCCAGGCGGATGTGGAAGAGCGGTTCGGTGGCCTCTATCGCGCGTTCCAGTACGGCGCGCCGCCCCATGGTGGCATGGCCGCCGGCGTCGACCGCATCGTGATGCTGCTGTGCGGCGCGCAGAATCTGCGCGAGATCACGCTGTTCCCGATGAACCAGCGCGCCGAAGACCTGTTGATGGGGGCGCCCAGCGCCGCCGAGTTCAAGCAGCTGCGCGAACTGCATGTCCGTGTCGTGGAGCCGCAGGCGAAGGCATAAGCCTTTCCATAGGCTGGAAGGAACAGGGCTCCCGCCATCCGGTGGGGGCCTTTTTCTTTGCCATCTTGCCTTGCTGTATTGTTATGATAACACACATGGCGGCAAGGGAGCAGGGCGGATGATGCAGACGATCATGGCAATGGCGGCGGCGGGGCTTGCGGCGGTGTCGGTGCAGGCGGCTGGTCCCGGTTTCGATCCGCGCGCTTTGAAGGCGGTTGCGGGGCCGCCCAATGAGGTGATGGTGCTGGGCACGCCCCATCTGTCGGGCTGGCCAAAGGATTTCGATGCGCAGGCGCTGGGGCCGCTGATCGACCGGCTGGCGGCGTGGAAGCCGCAGGCGATCGCGGTCGAGTCCCTGTCTGGTCTGCAGTGCGATGCGTTGCGCCGCGCGCCTTTCCGCTATGCGGAGACGGTGGAAACCTATTGCTGGGACGCGACGCCGGCACGCCAGGCGACCGGGCTGGATGTGCCGGCCGCCACGGCCGAGGTCGAGCGGCGTCTGGCCGCCTGGCCGGAGCGACCGACGGCATCGGACCGGCGCCATATGGCGGCCTTGTTCCTGGCGGCGGCGGATCAGGGATCGGCGTTGGTGCAATGGCTGCGGCTGGACGGCGCGGACCGGCATGTCGGGGATGGGCTTGATGCCGTGCTGGTGGCGCGGCTGGAAACGCTGCGCCAGCGGCGCAACGAGGAGTTCCTGATTGCCGCGCCGCTCGCTGCCCGGCTGGGGCTGGAGCGGCTGGAGCCGATGGACGACCACAGCGCCGACCGGCCCTATCGCAATGCCGAGGAGGAAAAGGCAGCG
This window encodes:
- a CDS encoding I78 family peptidase inhibitor, with the protein product MRMPMPMPMMAMIFLPLAACAGTGSEGPGSAPPAAMVEGPCRNDGLDRFIGQKATANLGAELLKTSGAKTLRWGAPNMAMTMDFRPDRLTVGYDDQMLVTSARCG
- the rnd gene encoding ribonuclease D: MQIHPLITDSKTLSDFCARMAKSPYVAIDTEFMRENSYWPELCLVQVADAHEAAAIDPKAPGIDLKPLLDLMVDNEDVLKVFHAGGQDIEIVHNLTGKTPHPMFDTQIAAMALGLGEQIGYGNLVDAWLGVQLDKGARFTDWARRPLDKRQIDYAIGDVTYLIEIFPKMLEELRKTGRGDWLDQEMERISDPSHYENDPSDAWKRVRIASRKADVLGRLKALAAWREKEAQDKNLPRGRIVKDETLADIASHPPRVQEDLGKVRGLSATWKTNDIGNRLMAAIASHKPLGKDEMPERDPKRPGLGKDGALVADLLKLLLKIRSRDINVAPRLLARTDDIEALAAGVRDDLAILEGWRYDQFGRDAVDLVEGRMAFAVKNGRLKMTRTE
- the aspS gene encoding aspartate--tRNA ligase, which produces MHAYRTHTCGALREADVGATVRLSGWVHRKRDHGGVLFIDLRDHYGLTQIVAKADSEPLRILDGLRAESVVTIDGTVVARGPEATNPKMATGTIEVVADSVTVQSTAAELPLPVAGEQEYPEDIRLRYRFLDLRRETLHANIVTRTKIIRDMRRRMEDVGFTEYSTPILTASSPEGARDFLVPSRIHAGKFYALPQAPQQYKQLLMVAGFDRYFQIAPCFRDEDPRADRLPGEFYQLDLEMSFVTQEDVWNTMEPVIASVFEEFAQGKPVTPAGSFPRIPHAEAMLKYGSDKPDLRNPIIIQDVTEHFHGSGFGIFASLVESGNVIRAIPAPGAGAGSRKFFDDMNNWARGEGYSGLGYINIKDGVPGGPIAKNHGEEATAKLIEALGLGPNDGVFFAAGKESQAAKLAGLARIRVGETLDLIDKDRFDLCWIVDFPFYEYDEDEKKIDFAHNPFSMPQGGLDALNNQDPLSLKAYQYDMVCNGFEIASGSIRNQSPEAMVKAFELVGLSQADVEERFGGLYRAFQYGAPPHGGMAAGVDRIVMLLCGAQNLREITLFPMNQRAEDLLMGAPSAAEFKQLRELHVRVVEPQAKA
- a CDS encoding DUF5694 domain-containing protein produces the protein MMQTIMAMAAAGLAAVSVQAAGPGFDPRALKAVAGPPNEVMVLGTPHLSGWPKDFDAQALGPLIDRLAAWKPQAIAVESLSGLQCDALRRAPFRYAETVETYCWDATPARQATGLDVPAATAEVERRLAAWPERPTASDRRHMAALFLAAADQGSALVQWLRLDGADRHVGDGLDAVLVARLETLRQRRNEEFLIAAPLAARLGLERLEPMDDHSADRPYRNAEEEKAAGAAIMKAWDNEATVRRKAADAALQPGIRTGAGVLALYRAYNAPDQAQTIYDSDFGAALKEPSPQRFGRGYAGYWEVRNLRMAANIRDVFAAAPGQRMLVIVGASHKFYLQAYLDMMHDVRLVDTDPLLR